In the Bacteroidota bacterium genome, TATGACAGCTTGGGAGAAGCGCTGGATATGGCCGGTGATAAAAAAGGGGCAATTAACAATTATAAAACTGCCTTGTCAAAAGCGCCTGACGCACAGAAAAAAAGAATAGGTGATATTCTTAAAAAGCTGGAAGGAAAATCCTAAAAAAAAGGCGCGTTTCGAAAACGCGCCTTTTAAATTTATTTCTTTAAAAAATTTAGTTGCCCTAAATGATAGGCTAAGTGCCCGGTTCGACCTATAACCACATTTAATTTGTTGCGATGTGGCTCCTTCACAAAGTCTTCTGCAGAAACCGAAGTGTGCCGCTCAAACCAATCATTAGCAGTCAAGCTTGCAAAATGCTTACTCAACTCAGCGCAGGAGTCAGACCAAAAATTCCTTATCTCTGCAATAGTCGGCAACACTTCCAATTCCCTATCCGCCTTATTCAAAAAAGCCTCAGACCATTGTGGAAATTTTTGTGCACCAAAGTTTAATAAAGGCAGCATTTTATCATTCACCGCGGCCAAGTGGCCCACTAAATAAATTCCTCTGTTACGCCCGGGAGCTACTTCATTTTGCAATTGTTCATCACTCAGCGAACTGAGTAATTTGCTGGTATGGTTTACCTGGGCATTCCATGCATCCAAGGCCATTTTAACCAGAAGTTGATTTTGATCGATTACTGTTTCCATGTTGTTTTTAATTAGGTTTTAATTTAATTGAATTGCACTCCAATGCTTGAAAATAAACCGAGTAGAATAAAAAGAATATCCTACTTTTGTACACTTGCAAAACGCAAGTGAATGCAAATGTAGTTTATTACTTGCATTTTGCAAGCATTATTTAAAAATAGTTTGAATAATTATTTGACCCCGATTCGAAACCTAAGTCAAATCAGTGTTACAAGTGTTTAAAAAATTGATCAATGTTTTATAATAAATATGGAATCGCATAAATCACATTGTCCCATCAACCTTTCGCTCGAAATATTTGGCGATAAATGGAGCTTGGTAATTATCCGCGACATGATGTTTGGCAACAAGCGCTCTTTCAGAGAATTGATAGATTCGCACGAGAAAATTGCTACCAATATATTAAGCGACAGGCTACTGATGCTCGAACGTGAAGGCATCATCACTAAAGCAAAAGACCCGGCACACAAACTCAAGTTCATATACAGCCTTACTAAAAAGGGTATCGATTTACTGCCCATCCTCACCGAAATTGGTGCCTGGGGCATGAAACATTTAGCTTTTGATGAAGAAAAATTTCAGCATGCCAAAAAATTAGTAAAGGGCGGCAAGGAAATGCAGAAAGAAGTAAAACATTATTTGATAAAAGAGCACTTGAATAAAAAGAAATAACAAAAAATTTATGGAAATAGGAATCGACAGTTTTGCAGCGGCTACTTTAAGTGAAGATAAAACAAAAGCATTACACCCGGCACAATCCATTGCCGATTTGTTGGAGCGCATTGAAGCCGCCGATGCTGCAGGCTTGGATGTATTTGGAATAGGTGAACACCACCGCAAAGAATTTTTAGATTCGGCACCAACGGTTATTCTTGCAGCCGCCGCCGCTAAAACCAAACGCATTATACTTACCAGTGCAGTAACTGTATTGAGTGCCATTGACCCGGTGCGCGCATTTCAAAACTTTGCCACACTCGATTTAGTTTCTCAAGGCAGGGCCGAAATGGTGGTGGGCAGAGGTTCTTTCACAGAAGCCTTTCCTTTGTTTGGATTAGATTTAAATGATTACGATGAATTGTTTGCCGAGAACTTAGATTTGCTTTTAAAAATACGCGACAATGAAGTGATAACTTGGAACGGAAATTTCAGAGCACCCTTGCAACAACCAGCCATTTATCCGCGTCCGCTTCAAAAAAAATTACCCATTTGGCTGGGAGTGGGCGGTACTCCCGAATCATTTGTTCGTGCGGGAACACTTGGCTTGCCGCTCATGGTTGCAATTATAGGTGGAGAAACACAACGCTTTCGACCCTATATAGATTTGTATCGAGCTGCCGGAAAACGTGCCGGATTTGCTGCGGAACAATTAACGGTAGGCTTGCATTCCCTCGGCTATGTTGCCAGCAGCAAGGAAGAAGCCATCGCCGATTATTATCCAGGCTATGCCGAAACGTTTACTCGCATTGGTAAAGAAAGAGGCTGGCCACCGGTGAGTCGTGCACGTTTTGATGCGCAAAATGGTCCATTGGGCGCGCTATTAGTTGGCGCCCCGGATGAAATTGCCGAAAAAATAATTCGTCACAGTGAAGCATTGGGTGGCATTTCACGCTTTACGTTTCAAATGGATAATGCGGCATTGCCACATAGTAAATTATTGAACTCGATTCGTTTGATCGGGGAAAAGGTGGCGCCTTTAGTGAATGGGAGCATTTGATTTATGAAACCGAATGTTCCATAAATCACAACTTCTTATTTATTGAAATAGGAAGCATAACGTACATCATAAGCTAAAGTTATATTGAGCCTTTATCCCAAAAGGCAAAATAAATCAACATCAAAAATCCTACAATAGCAAGCAATCCATGCACGATCCCTAGCCATTTAGGGACTGACTTGCCGGTGATATCTCTGTAATTTAAAATTAGTCCTCCTGATGCTGCTACTATAAATACAACGATGCTGGTCCATGGTCCGCCATCTTGTCTAATACAATAAATGAATAATAGGATTAAAGCCACAACAGCCAATAAACCATGTATAATAGTTACACCTTTTGGGGTGGATTTGTTGCGTAAAAGCAGGGTGAATAAATACATTCCTAAAAGGGCTGTCATCCCCAAAATGGCAATTGCAGCATATATCGTTTCCATGCTATTCGTTTTTTTCTACTTTATTTTCAACTGCATTAAATGTATAGGTCGGAAGGTTAAAATTAGCGGGACCATTGATAACCTTTCCATCACAGGTAAAGCGACTTCCATGGCAGGGGCAATCCCAACTGCGTTCATCGGCATTCCACACCACACTGCATTTTAAGTGTGTGCATTGCGCGGAGACAATACTTAGCTTTCCGAAATCGTCGCGAAAAACGCCGAATTTTTCTTCGAGCATATCCACAATTTTTCCTTCACCATTTTTTATTGACGACAATTCACTTGCATCCTTAAAATTGGGTAGTTGCTTTAAAAATGAAATCGTTTCGTTAATAAATTGTTTCACTGCCGGACCACTTTCTTTTACCGTAAAACGTGATGGGCTGTAGAGTTCCTTCCATTTATTTTCTTTACCGTGAATCAAATCGCTGATCAGTAAACCGGCAAAAGAGCAATGCGTCATTCCATTTCCTGAATCGCCTGTTACGATATACACATTCTCTTTGTCGTGAGGGTTGTGCCCGATAAAGGCAAGGCCATCCATAGGTTCCAATACTTGGCCCGACCATTTGTATACGATATCTTCAATCGGAAAATTTTGTCGCGTCCATGCTTCCACCAAGTCATAACGGTCTTCTTCTCGAACATCGGTTTTTCCGGTATCTCCAATCGGATGGTCTTCGCCACCACTGATGAGTAAGTCATAATTTTCGTTATACACTTGCACACGCACATAATGATACGGAGGAACTTTGCGGTTGGCAGTAAAATCGCCACTATCCCACCACAGTGCTTTTGGTAATAAATTTTTTTTCACCAATGCTGCAATCACATACGTGCGGAAAGCATATTGCCTTTCGATAAGCATAAACAAATTATTTACAGGACTATTGGTGGCCACTACAATATGCTTTGCACTTATTTTAAAACCTTCGCTACTGGTAATTCCTTCCTGATTAATTTCAGCTGCATGAGTTCCTGTAAAAATTTTACCACCCTTTTGTTCAATTGCTTTTTTCAATCCTTGCAAATATTTCATAGGATGAAATTGCGCTTGATTCATAAAACGTAATCCGTCGATTTTATCAAGTAATCCGGGCACTTCTGCTATTGCTTCAATTTCAACACCGGCTGTTAAGGCTGCCTTCAATTCATTTTCCAGCGCATCCGCTTTATCAGAAGGATGTTTAAAAAGATATCCACTAACACGTTCAAATTCGCAATCGATGTTTTCCGCTTTAACCGTTGCTTCCACAAAGTCAATTGCGGTTTGGTGACTAGATGCTATGAGTTTTGTTTTATCGGCACCAAAAACTTTTTCTAAATGATAATAGCGATCATCCAAAGCAGTAACCAAATGCGCGGTAGTTCTTCCTGTTTCGCCACTTCCAATGGCGCCATCTTCCACCACAATTACTTTTTTTCCCGACTGCATCAGGCAATACGCCACACTCATTCCGGCCAAACCGG is a window encoding:
- a CDS encoding LLM class flavin-dependent oxidoreductase, with product MEIGIDSFAAATLSEDKTKALHPAQSIADLLERIEAADAAGLDVFGIGEHHRKEFLDSAPTVILAAAAAKTKRIILTSAVTVLSAIDPVRAFQNFATLDLVSQGRAEMVVGRGSFTEAFPLFGLDLNDYDELFAENLDLLLKIRDNEVITWNGNFRAPLQQPAIYPRPLQKKLPIWLGVGGTPESFVRAGTLGLPLMVAIIGGETQRFRPYIDLYRAAGKRAGFAAEQLTVGLHSLGYVASSKEEAIADYYPGYAETFTRIGKERGWPPVSRARFDAQNGPLGALLVGAPDEIAEKIIRHSEALGGISRFTFQMDNAALPHSKLLNSIRLIGEKVAPLVNGSI
- a CDS encoding helix-turn-helix transcriptional regulator gives rise to the protein MESHKSHCPINLSLEIFGDKWSLVIIRDMMFGNKRSFRELIDSHEKIATNILSDRLLMLEREGIITKAKDPAHKLKFIYSLTKKGIDLLPILTEIGAWGMKHLAFDEEKFQHAKKLVKGGKEMQKEVKHYLIKEHLNKKK
- a CDS encoding FAD-dependent oxidoreductase translates to MHANDNPQDPELTSGKNISFWTDSVPNPALNPLKENLETDVVIVGAGLAGMSVAYCLMQSGKKVIVVEDGAIGSGETGRTTAHLVTALDDRYYHLEKVFGADKTKLIASSHQTAIDFVEATVKAENIDCEFERVSGYLFKHPSDKADALENELKAALTAGVEIEAIAEVPGLLDKIDGLRFMNQAQFHPMKYLQGLKKAIEQKGGKIFTGTHAAEINQEGITSSEGFKISAKHIVVATNSPVNNLFMLIERQYAFRTYVIAALVKKNLLPKALWWDSGDFTANRKVPPYHYVRVQVYNENYDLLISGGEDHPIGDTGKTDVREEDRYDLVEAWTRQNFPIEDIVYKWSGQVLEPMDGLAFIGHNPHDKENVYIVTGDSGNGMTHCSFAGLLISDLIHGKENKWKELYSPSRFTVKESGPAVKQFINETISFLKQLPNFKDASELSSIKNGEGKIVDMLEEKFGVFRDDFGKLSIVSAQCTHLKCSVVWNADERSWDCPCHGSRFTCDGKVINGPANFNLPTYTFNAVENKVEKNE
- a CDS encoding DinB family protein yields the protein METVIDQNQLLVKMALDAWNAQVNHTSKLLSSLSDEQLQNEVAPGRNRGIYLVGHLAAVNDKMLPLLNFGAQKFPQWSEAFLNKADRELEVLPTIAEIRNFWSDSCAELSKHFASLTANDWFERHTSVSAEDFVKEPHRNKLNVVIGRTGHLAYHLGQLNFLKK